One Bremerella alba DNA segment encodes these proteins:
- a CDS encoding PSD1 and planctomycete cytochrome C domain-containing protein, giving the protein MDLRAVIVPILILSAHSVCAEETPDFANDVLPILSQHCFACHGPDESVREGGLRLDIRDHAIQELDSGSTAIVPGNAEESELIDRVVSNDEFLQMPPPGTGKSLKAEEKEVLRRWIESGAGYSVHWAFQSIQKPEPPRVENGAWLRNEIDSFVLSKLEEGGLSPSPEASPEVLVRRLYLDLNGLPPTYAVVQRFANDPTEKAYEKIVDELLASEHFGERWGRHWLDLARYADSNGYLGDELRPDAWRYRDWVIDAINDDMPYDQFTIEQVAGDLLENPTTSQRIATGFHRNAMENTEAGVDKEADRVVRTVDRLSTFGTIWMGMTVGCAECHTHKYDPITHQEFYQLYAFFNNLEADKVVLGYHDHVAEDSQEAKQREEKIEEIISKVHLDGGSLNPTEKALVDQHLEVLAQPVKRRSEEDKESLEHWLADLPDDTRSLLSKYEELTKKRPAPKQIVAPAMEERRKPRKTFIHYRGDFRQPTVQVQPTTPGFLPSLESRDQNGDRLDLAHWLFRPDHPLTARTAVNHLWQHLFLEGLFRTEDNLGIAGEPPSHPQLLDWLAIELQEKRWHRKSLIKTIVLSSTYRQSSRQTDQLKQVDPENRLLGRQFRYRLEAEIVRDLALSTSDLISKEIGGPGIRPPMNKRLTSISRNQDWDISSGSQKYRRGMYILFRRATPFPMLSTFDSPDSTSACASREISNSPLQSLTLLNDPVFYECAQTLGQLVGSSKSTSKQQWITEMFQRTLSRNPTSQELEVSQEFYRELVKSLQDIEPSALNDISGEVRSDLSLTQQAAQVLFVRSLMNLDEFITRE; this is encoded by the coding sequence ATGGATCTTCGAGCTGTAATTGTTCCGATTCTGATTCTTTCTGCGCATTCCGTGTGTGCCGAGGAGACGCCGGACTTTGCGAATGATGTTCTTCCAATTCTCTCCCAGCATTGCTTCGCCTGTCATGGGCCGGATGAAAGTGTACGCGAGGGGGGACTTCGTCTCGATATCCGCGATCACGCTATCCAGGAACTCGACAGCGGCAGTACGGCTATCGTTCCGGGCAATGCCGAAGAAAGCGAATTAATTGACCGCGTTGTCTCGAATGACGAATTCCTGCAAATGCCTCCACCCGGGACAGGTAAATCCTTGAAGGCCGAAGAGAAGGAAGTTCTTCGGCGATGGATCGAGAGCGGAGCAGGTTATTCCGTGCATTGGGCATTTCAATCGATCCAAAAACCAGAACCACCGCGAGTTGAAAACGGTGCCTGGCTACGTAACGAAATCGATTCGTTTGTTTTGTCGAAACTCGAAGAGGGCGGTCTGTCACCTAGTCCGGAGGCCTCGCCCGAAGTTCTTGTGCGTCGTCTGTATCTAGATTTGAACGGTCTCCCACCGACGTATGCAGTCGTCCAACGTTTTGCAAACGATCCAACCGAAAAGGCGTACGAGAAGATCGTCGACGAACTCCTCGCGTCTGAGCATTTCGGCGAACGTTGGGGGCGACACTGGCTGGACCTGGCCCGGTATGCCGACAGCAACGGCTACTTGGGGGATGAGTTGCGGCCTGATGCGTGGCGATACCGAGACTGGGTAATCGACGCCATCAACGACGACATGCCTTACGATCAGTTTACGATAGAACAAGTCGCAGGAGACCTGTTAGAAAATCCGACGACTTCCCAACGTATCGCTACCGGCTTCCACCGCAACGCCATGGAGAACACCGAAGCTGGTGTCGATAAAGAAGCCGATCGTGTTGTGCGAACGGTCGATCGGCTCAGTACGTTCGGAACGATCTGGATGGGTATGACAGTCGGTTGTGCCGAATGCCATACCCATAAATATGACCCTATCACGCATCAGGAATTTTATCAGCTATACGCGTTCTTCAACAATCTCGAGGCCGACAAGGTCGTGCTCGGCTATCACGATCATGTTGCCGAAGATTCCCAAGAAGCTAAGCAGCGAGAAGAAAAGATCGAAGAGATTATCTCGAAAGTCCATCTCGACGGTGGTTCGCTGAATCCCACAGAAAAAGCTTTGGTCGATCAACATTTGGAAGTCTTGGCCCAACCCGTTAAACGCCGAAGTGAAGAAGACAAGGAATCGCTCGAACATTGGCTGGCAGATCTTCCGGATGATACGCGATCGCTTTTGAGTAAGTACGAAGAACTCACCAAGAAGCGACCGGCTCCCAAGCAAATCGTGGCGCCTGCGATGGAGGAACGCCGTAAGCCGCGCAAGACATTCATTCATTATCGCGGAGACTTCCGGCAACCGACCGTCCAGGTTCAACCTACAACGCCTGGGTTTCTTCCCTCTTTAGAATCACGTGACCAAAACGGAGACCGTTTGGACCTGGCTCATTGGTTATTTCGTCCCGATCACCCACTTACCGCGCGAACTGCGGTAAATCATCTTTGGCAGCATTTATTTCTGGAGGGGCTGTTTCGCACCGAGGACAACCTTGGCATCGCGGGCGAACCCCCTTCCCATCCTCAACTGTTGGATTGGTTGGCGATCGAACTTCAAGAGAAGCGTTGGCATCGAAAGTCGCTGATCAAGACGATTGTTCTATCGTCCACCTACCGGCAAAGCTCTCGCCAGACCGACCAATTAAAGCAAGTCGATCCAGAAAATCGTCTGCTCGGACGGCAATTTCGCTATCGTCTGGAAGCGGAAATCGTTCGTGATCTAGCACTTTCTACTAGCGACTTGATCAGTAAAGAGATTGGTGGACCCGGCATTCGACCGCCGATGAACAAACGCCTTACCTCGATCAGTCGAAATCAGGATTGGGATATCAGCAGCGGCAGCCAAAAGTACCGTCGAGGAATGTACATACTGTTTCGTAGGGCTACCCCCTTCCCGATGCTTTCCACGTTCGACAGTCCCGACTCTACCTCGGCTTGTGCTTCTCGCGAGATTTCGAATTCGCCTCTTCAGTCCCTCACCTTATTGAATGATCCCGTCTTTTATGAGTGTGCCCAAACGCTAGGGCAGCTGGTCGGTTCATCGAAATCCACTTCGAAACAACAGTGGATCACAGAAATGTTTCAGCGCACCCTCTCGCGAAACCCGACCAGTCAAGAGCTAGAAGTATCCCAGGAGTTCTATCGAGAGTTGGTCAAATCTCTACAGGATATCGAGCCATCGGCGTTGAACGATATTTCTGGAGAGGTGAGGTCTGATTTGTCGCTCACACAGCAAGCTGCTCAGGTTCTTTTCGTACGAAGCCTGATGAACCTGGACGAATTTATCACGCGCGAATAG
- a CDS encoding DUF1559 family PulG-like putative transporter: protein MMVVESSATADSSTQLNCGGTVCDFKGGLWIGGRHQGNSVGWHPGVLATDVFTYGGGNSTYLIGRSNQAWGDDWTNSSTHPGGIMTVLSDASVRFIPENINVNKYKWLRARADGQVIGEY, encoded by the coding sequence ATGATGGTCGTCGAAAGCTCAGCAACTGCCGATTCGAGTACCCAATTGAACTGCGGAGGAACGGTTTGTGACTTCAAAGGTGGGCTGTGGATTGGCGGTCGACACCAGGGCAATTCAGTCGGTTGGCACCCGGGCGTTCTTGCCACAGATGTATTCACCTATGGTGGCGGCAATTCGACCTACCTGATTGGTAGATCGAATCAGGCCTGGGGCGACGACTGGACCAACAGCAGCACCCATCCCGGCGGCATTATGACGGTTCTTAGCGATGCCTCGGTACGGTTCATTCCCGAGAACATAAACGTCAATAAGTATAAGTGGCTGCGAGCCAGGGCTGATGGCCAGGTTATCGGCGAATACTAA
- a CDS encoding thioredoxin family protein codes for MRRFSMVLSVLLLTASMAWAAEQKEDKKKDPPKVSLHGEVVDAIGQPVADAKVTCLTYLPNGKSEATTDADGKFTLNVYEGQLQYLPLLVDDSAGDRMGVHKPEYKNPPKPGDSVKISLEPSRTVTLQVTDASGKPSPETKVGGMAMNFIAYDATTNEQGETTLRWPISYPPDRLFAFKEDIGFDYRVVSTRRDAAHVAPWFDEPIITLQLAPSQTIRLRLIDRDGQPIPGIQAYNWLLRKPGEPDSFNLGMTQEFYRSTSNKDGVVSFPGTPTWNEHPFILWPSSPDHIHLRITYDTEQHADGPMEVVLDKYETISGQVVDVGGKPVAGIKVVGYGSGGTTDRLSGSCQTDDEGKLEMKVPPNAVYALVATDDKKRLASKVVSDIVVKPKASVQDVTITVGPATRVYGKVVSNEDATPIPDASVQIYASDLKAPDLEALGIPTSEESRWSSPPPLRWYARTSEDGTYEVFVGPGGYNVESTGTPSRHRFTVTDQKELEFNFVKEIPRSGSIQGNVVNSETGDPVADVVVDGVYRNERHVADFRARTDDDGQFNVQRQLYPITMYVASKDGSLKGIVEVTADQKSVTIPISPVASVKGRMIDRDTKEPKGNTEIGWGRRIYLGYESSLSRTSWGGKVTTDADGNFTATGLVVGQEYHFTVEQVKHRYSRLTDFTPETPGLTDLGDLSLAPPYKPPTFEERVDRLFANKKTLEVRMAEAKVKAEQRRQNILVLFVDRKVPLAKQVFELRLDNHEAMLQLFNYQHLFVDLDTEGAGVLASTLGISLDEAELPSVWIGDPSGSRIHSTSLPRTEKGDEINVAATIELMKEYTPEPLDGRDLLREALAEAKASNRRVIVQETATWCGPCHMLADYLEKHRETWEKDYILLKMDDRWTGANEIMDNIEDPKNRGGVPWVAILDSDGKMLTNSNSSDGNIGFPSSEKGIAHFMTMLNDSKIRLTKEDLQTLKIGLKKK; via the coding sequence ATGCGACGCTTTTCGATGGTATTGAGCGTGCTACTGTTAACCGCCTCGATGGCTTGGGCCGCTGAGCAGAAAGAGGATAAGAAGAAAGATCCGCCGAAGGTGTCGCTGCATGGCGAGGTGGTCGATGCAATAGGGCAACCGGTCGCAGATGCGAAGGTGACTTGCCTGACATATCTGCCTAATGGCAAGAGCGAAGCAACGACCGACGCCGATGGCAAGTTCACGCTAAACGTTTACGAAGGTCAGCTTCAGTATCTGCCGCTGCTAGTCGATGATTCAGCTGGCGATCGGATGGGCGTGCACAAGCCCGAGTATAAAAATCCGCCCAAACCTGGGGACTCGGTCAAGATTTCGCTCGAGCCCAGTCGTACCGTCACATTGCAAGTCACCGATGCCAGCGGTAAGCCTTCACCGGAAACGAAGGTTGGGGGCATGGCGATGAACTTTATCGCTTACGATGCCACGACCAACGAGCAGGGTGAAACAACGCTGCGGTGGCCGATTAGTTATCCGCCGGATAGACTTTTCGCGTTTAAGGAAGATATCGGTTTCGACTACCGTGTGGTGTCGACACGGCGAGATGCGGCCCATGTAGCGCCTTGGTTCGACGAACCGATTATCACGCTACAGTTGGCACCATCGCAGACAATTCGGCTTCGTCTGATCGATCGGGATGGTCAGCCAATCCCCGGCATTCAGGCTTACAATTGGCTGCTACGAAAACCGGGCGAGCCAGACAGTTTTAATTTGGGAATGACGCAGGAATTCTACCGCAGTACGTCGAATAAGGACGGCGTGGTTTCATTTCCTGGTACGCCAACATGGAATGAGCACCCGTTTATTTTATGGCCTAGCTCTCCAGACCATATCCATCTGCGTATTACCTACGACACCGAGCAGCATGCGGATGGTCCTATGGAAGTGGTCCTGGACAAGTACGAGACCATCAGCGGTCAGGTGGTCGATGTCGGTGGCAAGCCGGTCGCTGGGATTAAGGTGGTCGGCTATGGCAGCGGAGGCACGACCGACCGTCTCAGCGGTAGTTGTCAAACGGACGACGAGGGAAAGTTAGAAATGAAAGTCCCGCCTAATGCGGTCTACGCTTTGGTAGCGACCGACGACAAGAAACGACTCGCCTCGAAAGTAGTGAGCGATATCGTCGTTAAGCCGAAAGCGTCCGTCCAAGACGTGACCATTACCGTTGGTCCGGCCACACGAGTTTATGGCAAGGTTGTCTCCAACGAAGATGCTACGCCCATTCCCGATGCCTCTGTACAAATTTATGCCTCCGATCTTAAAGCGCCTGACTTGGAAGCTTTAGGAATTCCGACATCCGAAGAATCTCGCTGGTCCAGCCCACCTCCGTTGCGATGGTATGCGCGAACTTCGGAAGATGGTACTTACGAAGTCTTCGTCGGCCCCGGAGGATACAACGTGGAAAGTACCGGGACTCCCTCGCGTCACCGTTTCACCGTGACCGATCAAAAGGAACTTGAATTCAACTTCGTCAAAGAGATACCCAGATCGGGGTCAATTCAGGGTAATGTCGTCAACAGCGAGACCGGCGATCCGGTAGCGGACGTGGTGGTGGATGGTGTTTATCGCAACGAGCGGCACGTGGCCGACTTTCGGGCACGCACCGACGACGATGGCCAGTTCAACGTTCAGCGGCAGCTTTATCCGATCACCATGTATGTGGCGAGCAAGGATGGGAGCTTAAAGGGGATCGTCGAAGTGACGGCCGATCAAAAGAGCGTCACCATACCAATTAGCCCGGTTGCTTCTGTGAAAGGACGCATGATCGACCGAGATACGAAGGAGCCTAAAGGCAACACCGAGATCGGCTGGGGCCGCCGGATTTACCTCGGCTACGAAAGCTCACTCTCTCGCACGTCCTGGGGCGGTAAAGTCACCACCGATGCCGACGGGAATTTCACGGCAACCGGCCTCGTCGTGGGGCAGGAATATCACTTCACCGTTGAACAGGTCAAGCATCGCTATTCTCGCCTGACCGACTTCACTCCTGAGACGCCTGGGCTGACCGATCTGGGAGATCTGTCATTGGCACCACCCTACAAGCCACCGACATTCGAAGAGCGTGTCGACCGATTGTTCGCCAACAAAAAGACTCTTGAAGTACGAATGGCGGAAGCCAAGGTCAAAGCCGAGCAACGACGGCAGAATATCTTGGTTCTGTTCGTAGATCGTAAAGTCCCGTTGGCAAAGCAAGTGTTCGAATTGCGGCTCGACAACCATGAAGCGATGTTGCAGCTGTTTAACTATCAGCACCTTTTCGTCGACTTGGATACCGAAGGAGCTGGCGTTCTGGCTTCTACGCTCGGAATTTCATTGGACGAAGCTGAACTGCCGAGCGTGTGGATTGGCGATCCGAGTGGTTCTAGGATTCATTCCACCTCCCTGCCCCGCACGGAAAAGGGAGACGAGATCAACGTCGCCGCGACGATCGAACTGATGAAAGAGTACACGCCGGAGCCGCTCGATGGACGAGATCTTTTACGCGAAGCTTTGGCCGAAGCGAAAGCCTCGAACAGACGCGTCATTGTGCAGGAAACGGCTACCTGGTGCGGACCTTGTCACATGCTTGCCGACTACTTGGAGAAGCATCGCGAGACGTGGGAGAAAGATTACATCTTGCTGAAGATGGACGACCGCTGGACTGGTGCGAATGAGATTATGGACAACATTGAAGATCCCAAAAATCGAGGTGGCGTTCCCTGGGTTGCCATCCTCGATAGCGACGGCAAAATGCTAACCAACTCGAACAGCTCTGACGGCAACATCGGTTTTCCTTCTAGCGAAAAAGGAATCGCACACTTTATGACGATGCTCAACGATTCCAAAATTCGTTTAACCAAGGAAGACCTGCAGACGTTGAAGATAGGACTGAAGAAGAAGTAG
- a CDS encoding DUF1559 domain-containing protein, whose translation MLRFHPLRPRGFTLVELLVVIAIIGVLIALLLPAVQQAREAARRMSCSNNLKQLGLGLHNYHDTYQSFPIGSRHAVGTLANPGFGVSWWLGLLAFIEQGNLSDQLTVDGNHPGSLSSGGGGAYDGHAVNGPIVNDNEISAMICPSSPLQAVRSSGYSHTITCPQYTGISGAANDSLGFNLNPANREWEGYQSGIVSLGGMLTPLESVKMRDATDGLTNTIIVGEQSDFVVDTNGNKTATINNHQGFMCGINKTSFGFTERTFNTTTIMYPINGATLSLTGVKNNDGTNNGIFAAHPGGAQVAISDGSVRFLSENLELRTLKLLATRDDGQVLGEF comes from the coding sequence ATGTTGCGCTTCCATCCTCTCCGCCCACGTGGTTTCACCCTGGTTGAGCTACTTGTTGTGATCGCCATTATTGGCGTATTGATCGCACTACTACTTCCCGCAGTGCAGCAGGCCCGCGAAGCAGCCCGGCGGATGTCTTGCAGTAACAACCTGAAACAACTTGGATTGGGACTGCACAATTACCACGATACTTACCAATCGTTTCCTATCGGCTCGAGGCACGCGGTCGGTACTCTTGCCAATCCTGGTTTTGGTGTTTCTTGGTGGCTGGGATTATTGGCCTTTATCGAACAAGGTAATCTGTCCGACCAATTAACGGTTGATGGAAATCACCCTGGCAGTCTTTCTAGCGGTGGGGGTGGTGCCTACGACGGACATGCCGTGAATGGCCCAATCGTTAATGATAATGAAATCAGCGCGATGATCTGTCCTTCGAGTCCCCTGCAGGCCGTTCGAAGCTCGGGTTATTCCCACACGATTACCTGTCCGCAGTACACCGGCATCTCGGGTGCTGCCAACGATTCGCTGGGCTTTAACCTGAATCCAGCCAACCGGGAATGGGAAGGCTACCAAAGTGGGATCGTTTCCCTAGGGGGTATGCTGACTCCTCTTGAATCGGTCAAGATGCGTGATGCTACCGATGGCCTGACCAATACCATCATTGTTGGCGAACAATCGGACTTCGTTGTCGATACCAATGGAAACAAAACTGCCACCATCAACAATCATCAAGGGTTCATGTGTGGCATCAACAAAACATCGTTTGGCTTTACGGAACGGACCTTCAACACCACCACCATTATGTATCCGATCAATGGAGCAACCCTGAGCCTAACAGGCGTAAAGAACAACGATGGAACCAACAATGGGATCTTTGCAGCTCACCCAGGCGGGGCCCAAGTTGCTATCAGTGATGGATCGGTTCGCTTTTTGAGCGAGAACTTAGAGCTGCGAACGCTCAAGCTCCTGGCGACACGCGATGATGGCCAAGTGCTAGGCGAATTCTAG
- a CDS encoding DUF1501 domain-containing protein, whose product MNEQALQAASQTSRRNFLFNSLWGMGAITLSNLLGTDGITSCAAAEENVDPLVVRKSHFPARAKNCIYIYLEGGPSQMDLYDPKPTLNKLDGQPLPDSMLENMQFAFLQKDTARIMGTPRKFTKHGECGMDFSDLLPNLATCADELCMIRSVHTDQFNHVPAQLLMNCGSAIAGRPSMGSWLCYGLGSESQNLPAYVSLATTGRGIPGGSSSWSSGFLPSSFSGVLFGREGQTVNNIQNPKGITQEIQRSSINFINALNRQRIEETGDTELISRIKAYELGFRLQSSAPELTDLSSETQATLDMYGFNRTEPDIKSNRGGKGLFRDFAYDCLMARRLVERGVRVVNIIHSSWDHHSRLEPELAHNSLMADQPIAALIKDLKQRGLLDDTLVIIGSEFGRTPLGENRPGYKKVTGRDHHPGAFTILMSGGGVKPGFTYGASDDIGWNVERDPVHVHDLHATVLHLFGLDHTRLTHRVQGRDFRLTDVAGRVVNDIIS is encoded by the coding sequence ATGAACGAACAAGCATTGCAGGCAGCCAGTCAGACGTCGCGACGCAATTTCCTATTCAATTCGTTGTGGGGCATGGGGGCAATAACATTATCGAATTTGCTTGGCACCGACGGGATCACCTCTTGTGCAGCGGCCGAGGAGAATGTCGATCCCTTGGTCGTGCGAAAATCGCACTTTCCGGCTCGAGCTAAGAATTGCATCTATATTTATCTCGAGGGTGGTCCTAGTCAGATGGATCTTTACGATCCGAAGCCCACCCTGAACAAATTGGATGGCCAACCACTGCCTGATTCGATGCTAGAAAACATGCAGTTTGCATTCCTGCAAAAGGATACTGCACGCATCATGGGAACGCCGCGCAAGTTCACTAAGCACGGCGAGTGCGGTATGGACTTCTCTGATCTACTTCCCAATTTGGCAACTTGTGCCGATGAACTCTGTATGATTCGTTCGGTACACACCGATCAGTTTAATCATGTCCCGGCGCAACTGTTGATGAACTGCGGATCGGCGATCGCCGGACGTCCAAGCATGGGCTCTTGGCTATGCTATGGACTAGGTAGCGAATCGCAAAACCTACCTGCCTACGTTTCGTTGGCGACGACAGGAAGGGGAATTCCTGGAGGATCTTCGAGTTGGTCTAGCGGGTTCTTGCCCTCTTCGTTCTCTGGCGTGCTATTCGGCCGAGAAGGTCAAACTGTAAACAATATCCAAAACCCCAAGGGTATCACGCAAGAAATTCAACGCTCATCGATTAATTTTATCAACGCATTGAATCGCCAAAGGATTGAGGAGACAGGCGACACCGAGCTTATTAGCCGAATCAAGGCCTACGAGCTTGGATTCCGACTGCAGTCCTCTGCGCCGGAACTAACAGATCTTTCCAGCGAGACGCAAGCGACGCTTGATATGTACGGTTTCAATCGGACTGAGCCTGACATTAAGAGCAATCGAGGAGGAAAGGGCCTATTTCGGGATTTCGCCTACGACTGCCTGATGGCACGACGTTTAGTGGAACGTGGTGTGCGAGTGGTCAACATCATTCACTCGTCGTGGGACCATCATTCGCGATTGGAACCAGAACTGGCGCATAACAGTTTGATGGCGGATCAGCCGATTGCGGCACTTATCAAAGACCTGAAGCAGCGAGGCCTTCTCGACGATACGCTGGTAATCATCGGATCGGAATTCGGGCGAACACCGTTGGGTGAGAACCGACCTGGGTACAAAAAGGTAACAGGCCGTGACCATCACCCAGGGGCATTTACCATTCTCATGTCCGGCGGAGGTGTGAAGCCAGGCTTTACTTATGGCGCCTCGGATGACATTGGTTGGAACGTAGAGAGGGACCCGGTTCACGTCCATGATCTTCACGCTACCGTGTTGCACTTGTTTGGTCTTGATCACACTAGGCTTACCCATCGCGTCCAGGGACGCGACTTTCGCCTTACAGACGTGGCCGGACGCGTTGTTAACGATATTATTTCGTAG
- a CDS encoding sigma-70 family RNA polymerase sigma factor yields MSELDLSATKDADGLNRKVEELNDDPEAREMELRQEFDQMLQSTREKLMLYLVALVSNVADAEDLCQRISLVMWQKYSEYDRDRSFLSWACGIARLEAYNFRRARVADRMLSRNDLSELLAITLEKFDQDPSQQRLAALRNCLQALPEREQSFIRQIYWEGRSFDSIAKTLGCSVRTFYNRMYLLRRRLSKCVAQRLKAE; encoded by the coding sequence ATGTCCGAGCTTGATTTGTCGGCGACAAAGGATGCTGATGGATTGAATCGAAAAGTAGAAGAATTGAACGATGACCCTGAAGCCCGTGAGATGGAGTTGCGCCAGGAATTTGATCAGATGCTGCAATCTACTCGCGAAAAACTCATGCTCTATCTGGTCGCGCTGGTGAGTAATGTCGCTGATGCCGAAGACCTTTGTCAGCGAATTAGCCTAGTGATGTGGCAAAAGTACTCTGAATACGATCGCGACCGCAGTTTCCTATCGTGGGCATGTGGTATTGCACGACTTGAGGCCTATAACTTTCGCCGGGCACGCGTGGCGGATCGCATGCTTTCGCGAAACGATTTATCAGAACTCTTAGCGATCACGCTCGAGAAATTCGATCAAGACCCTTCCCAGCAACGGTTGGCGGCCCTGCGGAATTGCCTGCAAGCGCTGCCCGAGCGAGAGCAATCGTTCATTCGTCAGATTTACTGGGAAGGTCGTTCCTTCGATTCGATTGCGAAAACGCTTGGCTGCTCGGTCCGCACGTTTTACAACCGGATGTACTTGCTAAGGCGTCGCCTGTCCAAGTGTGTCGCACAACGTTTAAAAGCTGAGTAA
- a CDS encoding alpha/beta hydrolase family protein produces the protein MPRFTLLATRHISTCLLGLVVVLVVIKNQVEAVDPTSAGVPDSSVGQRYVETEFVSSFDKTKQPLRYALPLTSQTGKRPVLVFLHSWSSTYHLHKKDWLNAALDRGWIFIEPNFRGPNNHPQACGSAAARADVLDSVDFAITQLNADTSRIYLAGASGGGHMTMLMAGRHPERFTAASAWVGISDLGQWYQDHSPNGNPQNYAKMIVKCCGGAPGDSRTVDNEYLQRSPIHWITQLGDLPLDIAAGVHDGQTGSVPFQHSVRLYNEIAKSQNAEVVSNLEMQQLWDQAKLSNPQPLDTAKDSTYGRDIKLRRKTDNARLTIFDGGHEGLAEAACAWLDNHRRPTRKSSVDE, from the coding sequence ATGCCACGCTTTACTTTGCTCGCAACTCGCCACATTTCTACTTGCTTGCTTGGACTTGTCGTCGTACTTGTTGTGATAAAGAACCAAGTAGAAGCAGTTGATCCAACATCTGCCGGGGTGCCCGATTCGTCGGTTGGTCAGCGATACGTTGAAACAGAATTTGTCAGCTCATTCGACAAGACCAAGCAGCCCTTGCGTTATGCGTTACCCCTGACTAGTCAAACTGGAAAACGGCCTGTCTTAGTCTTCTTACACTCATGGAGTAGCACTTATCATTTACATAAAAAGGATTGGCTTAACGCTGCTCTGGATCGCGGTTGGATTTTCATCGAGCCTAATTTCCGCGGTCCCAATAATCATCCCCAGGCGTGTGGTTCGGCGGCCGCGCGCGCCGATGTCTTAGATTCGGTCGACTTCGCCATCACACAATTGAATGCCGACACCAGCCGAATCTACCTCGCGGGTGCTTCGGGCGGTGGTCACATGACCATGCTGATGGCAGGGCGTCATCCGGAACGATTTACCGCAGCCTCTGCATGGGTAGGAATCAGCGACTTGGGTCAATGGTATCAAGATCATTCCCCCAACGGAAATCCCCAGAACTATGCCAAGATGATTGTCAAATGTTGTGGCGGGGCTCCCGGCGACAGTCGAACGGTTGACAACGAGTACTTGCAGCGATCTCCCATTCACTGGATCACGCAGTTGGGTGATTTACCATTGGACATCGCAGCCGGAGTTCACGATGGCCAGACAGGCTCGGTGCCTTTTCAGCATTCAGTACGACTCTATAACGAAATTGCCAAGAGCCAGAACGCCGAGGTCGTAAGCAACCTAGAAATGCAGCAATTATGGGATCAGGCAAAACTCTCGAATCCCCAACCGCTGGACACGGCAAAGGATTCAACTTATGGACGAGATATCAAGCTGCGTAGGAAGACAGACAATGCCCGCCTGACCATCTTCGACGGAGGTCATGAAGGTCTTGCCGAAGCGGCTTGTGCTTGGCTGGACAATCATCGACGGCCAACACGAAAATCGTCTGTCGACGAATGA
- a CDS encoding carboxypeptidase-like regulatory domain-containing protein, producing MRLAACLCVFMLVWTSSVSAQTRPDEKLATIVGKVIDQDGNGVESVAVTVQGYDHSAHATTDQEGQFRCEFEERKLRIARILADDQQADRLGIFTVAYRDPPTADKPITITVEPLAGVTVSRYRPVYRDGSQRFTPAWGDSTTTNEQGKFTLTDLVVGQKYFLSCRDEEQEVHYQGLPNYIPVESGTHDLGEIKVTPSR from the coding sequence ATGCGACTAGCAGCTTGCTTGTGCGTGTTTATGTTGGTTTGGACTTCGTCAGTATCGGCCCAAACTCGGCCGGACGAGAAGTTGGCAACGATTGTCGGCAAGGTGATCGACCAAGATGGGAATGGGGTCGAGAGTGTCGCTGTTACCGTGCAAGGCTACGACCACTCCGCTCACGCAACAACCGACCAAGAGGGCCAGTTCCGCTGTGAATTCGAGGAACGAAAGCTGCGAATTGCCCGGATTTTAGCCGACGACCAGCAAGCCGATCGGCTAGGCATCTTCACGGTCGCTTATCGTGATCCGCCTACGGCCGACAAACCGATCACCATTACCGTCGAGCCATTGGCCGGCGTGACGGTAAGTCGATATCGTCCGGTCTATCGCGATGGCTCGCAACGGTTTACACCGGCCTGGGGTGATTCAACGACAACCAATGAACAAGGAAAGTTTACTCTGACAGACTTGGTGGTTGGACAGAAGTATTTCCTCTCTTGCCGAGACGAAGAACAAGAGGTCCATTACCAAGGCCTTCCCAACTACATCCCCGTTGAGTCTGGCACCCACGACTTAGGCGAAATCAAAGTCACCCCTTCCCGGTAG